A genomic stretch from Coffea eugenioides isolate CCC68of unplaced genomic scaffold, Ceug_1.0 ScVebR1_3340;HRSCAF=4539, whole genome shotgun sequence includes:
- the LOC113757818 gene encoding uncharacterized protein LOC113757818 — protein sequence MTEVVANYNINVNEFAANMAVEGFQSAEVEAIMKAVGENKTWNAIEGLSDTNANLRGLCGTTTAQNVDKTVPPDVQEMAEFAVAEYNRIAGTKLVLIKVLAYVKLVVVFGTFYGLHMLTQDDKGTYKDQALTLKLKNGKKVLLWYKHNEH from the exons ATGACTGAAGTCGTAGCCAACTACAACATCAATGTGAACGAATTCGCAGCCAACA TGGCTGTGGAGGGATTCCAATCAGCTGAAGTGGAAGCTATAATGAAGGCAGTTGGAGAAAACAAGACATGGAACGCAATTGAAGGACTCAGTGACACG AATGCCAACCTCCGAGGTTTATGTGGTACTACGACTGCACAAAATGTGGACAAGACAGTCCCTCCTGATGTTCAAGAGATGGCAGAATTTGCAGTGGCAGAGTACAACAGGATAGCTGGGACCAAGCTGGTTTTGATAAAAGTGCTTGCCTATGTCAAGCTGGTTGTAGTTTTTGGCACTTTCTACGGGCTTCACATGTTAACTCAGGATGACAAGGGCACATATAAAGATCAAGCACTAACCTTGAAATTGAAAAATGGCAAGAAGGTACTCCTGTGGTACAAACATAATGAACATTAA